AAAGATCCCAAGGCGGTTGACTCGTTAATGGATCGAGTGCGTCCAGAAGATTTGCTCAAATATGGGCTGATTCCCGAATTCGTGGGACGGTTTCCGATTCTCTCGACCCTTCAAGACCTGGATGTCGATGACATGGTGCGTGTGATGACAGAGCCCAAAAATGCCATCATCAAACAGTACCAGGCCTTATTCGAGTTGGAAGATGTCCATCTCAATTTCACACCAGAAGCCATTCGGGAAGTTGCCGAACAAGCCATTTCGATGAAAACAGGGGCACGGGCGCTACGCAGTATCCTGGAAGACCTCATGTTAGATCTGATGTATGACGTCCCGGCACTGAAAGGGGTAAAAGAAATCATCATCAATCATGACGTCGTAACGGGCAAGGCCAAGCCCCGGTTGCTCCGAAAATCCGCGTAATCATCCAGTCCAATCTGTTCAATTCTTCATGATCTTCTGAGAAAGATCACGATCGTCCTGCCGAAGATCATTTCTGTGCGTTAGCTGGTTCCACACACTTTCAGTCGTTCGGCATCGACGGTTCTTGTACTCTTGGCCATGAAGTCGTCATACCCCAGGAGGGTGTTTCATTATCACTACAGCTAGACGGCATACATGAACCTGTAGCGGTCTCAGACTGCACTCTTGCCATAATGAATTTTTATAGTATTTTTATGAAATGTTCATCGAGAGTTCTCAGGAAACCATGATTCGGGTTGGTCAGCTTCCTTCCTGCTCTGACCTTCAAGAGATAGGCCAAAACAATAGTCTCTGCTTTATTTTTTGAAGGTGCGCTCGCTTTTCCCGAGATTTCATAACATTTTCTCGAATAATATGAAATGCCTTTAGCAAAGGTTCCTCTATATCCTCATGACTTAGTACGCTTTCCCTGAAGTTGAAAATTTCATGAGATTCTATGAGCTAGGGTTTTCACTGAATTCATAAGCATACATAAGAAATCTACCCTTTCATTGTCACTCTTTATAAGACGTTAAAAACAAAGAGCTTTCATCCATTATTCCGTATCAATATTTAAGTATGTTACTTGCATTTGGTATACATCGTTCTTCTATTCAGAGATCTTACATGCTTCCTACACCATAGGTCCTTATACAGGTATGACATTATTACCTCCAGAGCTTCTCGACAGAATGGTTCTGTCAGAATTTGGCCCCTTCTACACTTTTTTTGAGTAGCAAATCTCCATCTTTTTCTAAGACATGCAAGCTAGACGTACGTTACTCATTCAAAGTCTCAAGGCCATAGATCTGATCTTGCTAGGCATTGCATTGGCTGCAGCCGTAGCCTTTTCGTATTCCTCTTCAGCAAACATTTCCTTTAGCCAATTCTTGTCTATTCGAGTCAAGATCGAAAACATCATTTTTGTGTGTGGCATGGCCATTCTGTGGCATGGAATTTTTTCTTTTTTTCAAATATACGAATCTCGTCGCCTTTCGACGTTAAAAAGTGAGTGCCTGGACCTGCTAAAGGCTGTCACTGTATCGACATTCGTTTTTGTGACGGCAGCCGTATTATTTCGAGTTGACATTATCGAACCATGGTTTGTTCTGGTGTTGTGGGGTGGGGGATTAAGCCTAGTACTGGGGAGTCGACTGTGCTTGAGGTTTATCTTGAGGCAAGCCAGATTAAATGGCCGGAATATCCGAAATATTTTGATTGTGGGGACCAATCCTCGAGCTGTCCAATTTGCTCTTGACATTCAAGCCAAGCCAGAGCTCGGTTATCATTTGGTCGGGTTTTTAGATGAGCCGTGGGATGGCATCAACACGTTTCAGCGAACTGGGTTTTCAATCGTGACAGACTTCGAAAATTTCCAGAGTTTTTTGCGATGTTTTATCATTGATGAAGTGATGATTGCTCTTCCAATTAAGTCATACTATGAACAGGCTGCTCAAATTGTGGCTCAGTGTGAAGAGCAGGGAGTCTTGATTCGTGTGTTGGGCAACATGTTTTCGCCAAAATTTGCCCATGAACGAGTCGAACATTTTGAAAAACATTCCCTCCTCACATTACAGCCTGGGGCCTTGGGCGATCACGCATTCGTTTTTAAACGTATCATCGATATTCTGGTCTCGTTGCCACTGTTAGTTTTTCTACTTCCTTTTTTCGCCATTATTGGGAGCCTGATTAAACTCTCAAGCAAGGGACCGGCTTTATTCGTCCAGGAAAGAATCGGTAGAAATAAACGAAAGTTTCGATTGTATAAATTCCGGACGATGGTTCCTGATGCGGAAAAAATGCTTGAAAATCTTATTCACCTCAATGAAGTCGAAGGGGCAGCTTTTAAGATAGAGGATGACCCGCGTCTGACCACGCTTGGCCGATGGCTTCGAAAAACCAGCATTGACGAACTTCCCCAACTCTGGAATGTCCTCAAGGGAGATATGAGCTTAGTTGGTCCTCGGCCCTTACCTGTCCGAGATTTTGAAGAATTTAAAGAAGACTGGCATCGTCGCCGTTTCAGTGTTCCACCGGGATTGACCTGTTTATGGCAAGTCAATGGACGCAGCCGTCTGTCGTTTGAGAAGTGGATGGAATTGGATATGCAATATATCGATCAATGGACGTTATGGCTCGACCTCAAAATTTTACTCAAGACCATTCCCGTTGTCTTACGAGGGACAGGCGCAGCCTAATGCCGCCAGTGATCTGAACTTTTCACGAAGGGTCAAGAATGGCAAAAATTGCATTTGTAACTGGCATTACAGGGCAGGATGGTTCCTATCTGGCGGAATTGCTGTTGGCAAAAGGATATGAAGTTCATGGGCTTATCAGACGGGCAAGTACGTTCAACACGAGTAGGATTGATCACATCTATCAAGACCCCCATCAACCTCAAGCTCGCCTTTTTTTGCATTATGGCGATCTCATCGATTCCAGTCAGTTGACGCATCTGATCTATAGCCTGCAACCCGATGAAATCTACCATCTTGGGGCGCAGAGTCATGTACGGGTGAGTTTTGACATACCAGAAAATACTGGTGATGTGACGGCGCTCGGAACCACGAGAATTTTGGAAGCCATTAAACGAAGTGGGGTGAAGTGCAAGTTTTATCAAGCTTCTTCAAGCGAAATGTTTGGCAATGCTGCTCCGCCGCAGGGAGAGCAGACAGTATTCTACCCCAGAAGCCCATATGGCGCGGCAAAAGTGTACGCCTATTGGATGACGGTCAACTTTCGGGAAGCCAGTCAATTATTCGCCTCTAACGGTATCTTGTTCAATCATGAATCCCCAAGGAGGGGAGAAACATTCGTGACTCGTAAAGTCACGCGAGCGGTTGCCAATATTGTCGCCGGTCGTCAGAAGGATCTGTATCTTGGTAACCGACAAGCCAGACGTGATTGGGGCTTTGCTCCTGAGTATGTGGAAGGCATGTATCGAATATTACAGGCCGATGTTTCGGACGATTTCGTTTTAGGATCGGGAGAAGCCCATACGGTGCAAGAACTCGTGGAAGAAGCCTTCGGCTACGTCGGATTGGACTGGCGAGACTTCGTCAAAGAAGACCCCAAATACATGAGACCGACGGAAGTCGACGTGCTCATCGCGAATCCGGCAAAAGCGAGGCAGCACCTCGCGTGGGAAACCCGGATTGGGTTTCCCGCATTAGTCCGTATTATGATCGATGCAGACATGAGAAAAATTGGACTGGCTCCCCAAGGCGAAGGTGATGCGATCATCAAAGAGAAATTTCCTGACAAATGGTGGAAGGGTGATTAACGATAGTAAAATCTTCGTCGCAGGTCATACTGGAATGGCGGGGTCTGCGATTGTCCGCAATCTGCAGGCCAAGGGGTTTTCCAATCTTCTCCTAAAAGACCATCTGTCGTTAGACCTAACTCGTCAATCTGACGTCGAAGAGTTTTTTTTCACAGAAAAACCGGACTACGTGTTTCTTGCCGCCGCAAAGGTTGGCGGAATTTTAGCGAATGCCACATATCCGGCCGAATTTATTTTTCAAAATCTGGCCATCGCGACACATGTCCTTGATGCGGCCTATCGAAGCGGCGTCCAACGTGTACTCTTCCTGGGCAGTTCCTGTATCTATCCCAAGCATTGTCCTCAGCCCATGCGCGAAGAATACCTGCTGAGCGGATACCTTGAACACACGAACGAGCCATACGCGATCGCAAAAATTGCTGGCATTAAGATTTGCGAAGCTTATAATAGGCAATATGGTACGAAATTCCTGAGTGTGATGCCGACGAATTTATACGGGGTAGGGGATAACTTTGACCTAGAAACGAGTCACGTATTACCAGCCCTCATTCGAAAGTTTCACGAGGGGCGCGAACATGGCCACGATGTGGTGGTGTGGGGCACCGGACGCGCCGAACGCGAACTATTGTTTGTTGATGATTGCGCTGAAGCCTGTGTGTTCTTAATGATGCTTCCTCACGAATCGTTCGATAATCTGCTATCCTATAAAGCTGGTCCTGTTATTAACATTGGAACGGGGAAAGGCATGACGATTCGCCAACTGGTCGAAATGATTCAGCGGATCATCGGGTTTCACGGTCAAGTTCAATGGGATTCGACAAAGCCTGATGGAACCATGAAGAAGGTTCTTGATGTCTCTCGGCTGCAAGGGTTAGGCTGGACGCCTCAAGTTTCCCTGGAAACAGGCATCAAGAAAACCTACGATTGGTATTGTCGATTCTCATCACAATATTCAGTCGAGGTTCCTGTCCTCCATCCTCACAGGTAAAGTGCCGCCCTAGCGAGAGTCCTTGGTGGGGAGGCTGTCGTCATTCACCATGTTGACGACGTGTTCCGAGGATCTTGGCAATAGGTTACGACCAAGGAAGGTTGTTCAGTCATGCATACCAGTGACCCCTGTTGGCCCAGAAAATTTGATCTCTTTGGCGTCTCGGTTAGCTCAACTCAGTATGATGAGGCGCTGGCAACCATCATTCAAGCGGCTCGAGAACGTCGATCGACCATTGTTGATCATATGCCCGTGCATGGCCTTATCGAGGCATCTCGAGACCCCGACCTCAGGCAGATGGTGAATCAGTTTGATATCGTCGCCCCAGACGGCCAACCCGTTCGCTGGGCCCTGAATCATTTTCATAAGGCACAGTTATCCGATCGCGTTTACGGTCCCGAGTTAATGTTACGGCTATGCCGACAAGCGAGTTTCGAGGGTATCGGGGTGTATCTGTTGGGCAGCACGGAAATCGTCCTGCATCAGTTGCGGACCAATCTTCTGAAACGCTTTCCACCACTACGCATTACCGGCTTCGAATCTCCACCGTTTCGTCCATTGACTCTTCAGGAAGATCAGGCTCTCGTCGATCGGGTTAATAAAAGTGGGGCCGGCTTGATATTTCTTGGACTCGGTTGTCCGAAGCAAGAAATTTTTGCCTATGATCATCGCAAACGCATTCATGGAGTTCAACTTTGCGTTGGCGCGGCATTTGACTTCATCGCAGGTTATAAACCAATGGCTCCTGGCTGGATGCAAAAGCATGGACTGGAATGGCTCTTTCGGCTCTGCAGCGAACCCCAGAGATTGTGGAAACGATATGTGATCACGAATACGATTTTTCTTCGTAAAGTCGCGCAGGCCATGCTTTTTGAAGGCAAGATCAGTTCGTAACATTGACAAAACGGTTTTTCGAGTTCGGACACTTCAGAGATGGAGGCTCACCCTCTAATCTCTTAGCGACAGGTTCTATCCATATTATTGAGGAGATCTCTCATGAAAGTCCTAAGTCTCGGTGGGGCAGGGTTTATCGGATCACATCTTACAGAACGTCTCTTACTTGAAGGGCATTCCGTTGTTGTCGTCGATTACTATGACGATAAAATCTCCGAACTGATCAATCATCCAGGCCTGACTCTTATCAATCAAGATATCAGAGAGCCGAACTGGGGGTTGGAAGAGCTTGTGAGTGACGCCGATGTCGTCATTGATTTAATCGCCTATGCGAACCCAGGGCTCTATGTCAAAATGCCATTAGAAGTGTTCGAGCTCAACTTCACAGAAAATCTCAAGATTGCCAAAGCCTGTAGAAAACTCCAGAGACGGCTCATTCAGTTCTCAACTTGTGAAGTTTATGGAAAGACGGTAGCGAGTTTTCTGAATGGTCACCTGGTGAATCCTGATGATCCGATCCATGCCACTTTTTCTGAAGATCATACAAACTTTATTCTTGGCCCCATAGGGAAACATCGCTGGATATACGCGTCAGCTAAACAATTATTAGAGCGTATTCTTCATGCCTATGGGATTGAAAATGGCTTCAACTACAGCATCATTCGTCCGTTTAACTTTATCGGTCCCAAAATTGATTATCTGCTCAATGAAACCGACGGAATCCCAAGAGTATTTTCGTTTTTCATGGATGCGCTGATCAATGGAGGACAAATGAAGCTGGTTGATGGAGGGACACACCGTCGTTGTTATACCTACATCGACGACGCCATAGAGGCCATTTACGCCATTGTCCTCAACCCTAACGATGTCTGTGATCGTCAGATTTTTAACATCGGATCCCCCAAAAACGAAATTTCCATACAAGAGTTGGCCGTCTCGATGCGAGATTTGTACGCCAATGAATTTTCGGATAAGCCATCAAAGCTCCCCGAAATCGTCACCGTCTCATCAGAAGAATTTTACGGAGTGGGATACGAGGATTCAGATCGTCGTATTCCCGACATTTCCAAGGCGAAGGTCCTTCTTGGATGGGAACCCAAGTGGGATATTCATAATACACTTCGCGCGACGATGAGCTATTATGTCAAGGAATACCACATGCATTACGCGCTCAAACCATGGAAACATGATCTCATGCAGAAAGCTTTAAGCGTGAAAGATTAGACATCTTTCAACTAAGAAATCATCATCGTTTCAGGTACAGCATACATGTTTAACCCGACGCATCAACCTCCGAGAACGGAGGCCCTTTGTGTTCGATGGCCTCTTGGCAAAGTCCTTTAACGCGCTGAGCAGTGCTTTCCCAGCTGTATCCTTCTTCTTCAAGAATTTCCTGAGCGGCTATCCCTAGCTGTTCTCGAAGATGAGAATTTTTCGCAAGGATAACCAAGTTATCCGCTAAGACTTGAGCATTGCCAGGTGGGACAAGAATGCCTCCGCGACCATAGTGAAGCATTTCTGCGATACGTTCGAGTCGTGAGGCAATGATGGCCACTCCCGTTGACATGTAATCAAGGATCTTGACGGGATCGAAATAAAATGGCTCGATGTGAAGAAAAGGGGCAACAGCAATATCTGCAAACCGAACATGGTCAAGCATCTTATGGCGAGGGAGCCAGCCGAGAAAACGCACAATATCCTCGAGGCCGAGGATCCGTGTTAACTGTTTATCACCGTGAAACGTCTGCCCATCACCGATGAGTTCGAGAGTAAGGTCAGGGATGTGTTGTTTTACTAAGGCAACAGCTTCTAATAATATTCTGACTCCATGCCATGAATAGAAACTGCCGACAAACACGATTGTGAGATTTGATGAATGGCATGAAGGGTCTTTCACTCGTTGAGGAAGGATCTCAACACCATATGGGATAAAAGAAATCCGTTCCGGAGTGATTCCCTCTCTTTCTAATATCTTGACCATGGGTTTAGAAACGACGCGAATCAATGAAGCATATTTCCATTGTAATTGTTCGTACTTTTGTAGAATCCTGGATTGCTTCCATCCTCGAAACGTACGTTCAAGGTAGTGAGGGGAGTGGACTTCCAGGATGATTGGCCGACAAAGCGTATGTCCAATGAGCCATGGAGCCCAATCACAATAGGAGACACGCCCATAGATAACATCTGGCGGATGAGACTTGAATTGTTTTGCCCACAGGCCAAGACGGAAGCTATACCACAGCCCACGGGCGATGCTCATAAATTCAATGAAAACATGTTGAAGCCAGTTTGGACTGTAACTTTTGAAGAACCGGGAAAGTTGCCTATTCTGACCTGAACGGGAGCACGTCGGTGAAGCCTGATGGATGGAATACTCAGGGTAGGTGGTAACTTCGACCCCGAGTCCTCGAAGTTCATCCACGAACTTTCGCCCCCAGGTACCCTGTTCACTATTCGGACGAGTCAAATGTGGATTAAGGTAGAGAATATGTAAATGATTACC
The genomic region above belongs to Nitrospirales bacterium and contains:
- a CDS encoding sugar transferase produces the protein MQARRTLLIQSLKAIDLILLGIALAAAVAFSYSSSANISFSQFLSIRVKIENIIFVCGMAILWHGIFSFFQIYESRRLSTLKSECLDLLKAVTVSTFVFVTAAVLFRVDIIEPWFVLVLWGGGLSLVLGSRLCLRFILRQARLNGRNIRNILIVGTNPRAVQFALDIQAKPELGYHLVGFLDEPWDGINTFQRTGFSIVTDFENFQSFLRCFIIDEVMIALPIKSYYEQAAQIVAQCEEQGVLIRVLGNMFSPKFAHERVEHFEKHSLLTLQPGALGDHAFVFKRIIDILVSLPLLVFLLPFFAIIGSLIKLSSKGPALFVQERIGRNKRKFRLYKFRTMVPDAEKMLENLIHLNEVEGAAFKIEDDPRLTTLGRWLRKTSIDELPQLWNVLKGDMSLVGPRPLPVRDFEEFKEDWHRRRFSVPPGLTCLWQVNGRSRLSFEKWMELDMQYIDQWTLWLDLKILLKTIPVVLRGTGAA
- the gmd gene encoding GDP-mannose 4,6-dehydratase codes for the protein MAKIAFVTGITGQDGSYLAELLLAKGYEVHGLIRRASTFNTSRIDHIYQDPHQPQARLFLHYGDLIDSSQLTHLIYSLQPDEIYHLGAQSHVRVSFDIPENTGDVTALGTTRILEAIKRSGVKCKFYQASSSEMFGNAAPPQGEQTVFYPRSPYGAAKVYAYWMTVNFREASQLFASNGILFNHESPRRGETFVTRKVTRAVANIVAGRQKDLYLGNRQARRDWGFAPEYVEGMYRILQADVSDDFVLGSGEAHTVQELVEEAFGYVGLDWRDFVKEDPKYMRPTEVDVLIANPAKARQHLAWETRIGFPALVRIMIDADMRKIGLAPQGEGDAIIKEKFPDKWWKGD
- a CDS encoding GDP-L-fucose synthase, translating into MNDSKIFVAGHTGMAGSAIVRNLQAKGFSNLLLKDHLSLDLTRQSDVEEFFFTEKPDYVFLAAAKVGGILANATYPAEFIFQNLAIATHVLDAAYRSGVQRVLFLGSSCIYPKHCPQPMREEYLLSGYLEHTNEPYAIAKIAGIKICEAYNRQYGTKFLSVMPTNLYGVGDNFDLETSHVLPALIRKFHEGREHGHDVVVWGTGRAERELLFVDDCAEACVFLMMLPHESFDNLLSYKAGPVINIGTGKGMTIRQLVEMIQRIIGFHGQVQWDSTKPDGTMKKVLDVSRLQGLGWTPQVSLETGIKKTYDWYCRFSSQYSVEVPVLHPHR
- a CDS encoding WecB/TagA/CpsF family glycosyltransferase yields the protein MHTSDPCWPRKFDLFGVSVSSTQYDEALATIIQAARERRSTIVDHMPVHGLIEASRDPDLRQMVNQFDIVAPDGQPVRWALNHFHKAQLSDRVYGPELMLRLCRQASFEGIGVYLLGSTEIVLHQLRTNLLKRFPPLRITGFESPPFRPLTLQEDQALVDRVNKSGAGLIFLGLGCPKQEIFAYDHRKRIHGVQLCVGAAFDFIAGYKPMAPGWMQKHGLEWLFRLCSEPQRLWKRYVITNTIFLRKVAQAMLFEGKISS
- a CDS encoding bifunctional UDP-4-keto-pentose/UDP-xylose synthase, translating into MKVLSLGGAGFIGSHLTERLLLEGHSVVVVDYYDDKISELINHPGLTLINQDIREPNWGLEELVSDADVVIDLIAYANPGLYVKMPLEVFELNFTENLKIAKACRKLQRRLIQFSTCEVYGKTVASFLNGHLVNPDDPIHATFSEDHTNFILGPIGKHRWIYASAKQLLERILHAYGIENGFNYSIIRPFNFIGPKIDYLLNETDGIPRVFSFFMDALINGGQMKLVDGGTHRRCYTYIDDAIEAIYAIVLNPNDVCDRQIFNIGSPKNEISIQELAVSMRDLYANEFSDKPSKLPEIVTVSSEEFYGVGYEDSDRRIPDISKAKVLLGWEPKWDIHNTLRATMSYYVKEYHMHYALKPWKHDLMQKALSVKD
- a CDS encoding glycosyltransferase family 4 protein, which translates into the protein MHGNHLHILYLNPHLTRPNSEQGTWGRKFVDELRGLGVEVTTYPEYSIHQASPTCSRSGQNRQLSRFFKSYSPNWLQHVFIEFMSIARGLWYSFRLGLWAKQFKSHPPDVIYGRVSYCDWAPWLIGHTLCRPIILEVHSPHYLERTFRGWKQSRILQKYEQLQWKYASLIRVVSKPMVKILEREGITPERISFIPYGVEILPQRVKDPSCHSSNLTIVFVGSFYSWHGVRILLEAVALVKQHIPDLTLELIGDGQTFHGDKQLTRILGLEDIVRFLGWLPRHKMLDHVRFADIAVAPFLHIEPFYFDPVKILDYMSTGVAIIASRLERIAEMLHYGRGGILVPPGNAQVLADNLVILAKNSHLREQLGIAAQEILEEEGYSWESTAQRVKGLCQEAIEHKGPPFSEVDASG